Part of the Anopheles gambiae chromosome 3, idAnoGambNW_F1_1, whole genome shotgun sequence genome is shown below.
CGGAAATTCCAAATGCTTAGTTGGTTTTACTCTCACATGTAAGCGGAAATGATTTGGCAAAAGTCTTCCACAAGCATGATTTTTCATCGTTATATGCACAGGTGTTTGACCGTTCTTAGAATCATTAGAGCCTGGCTCGTGCATGTGGATTATTCTGGGAAAAGTTTCTTAAAATTTCACGAAACAAAACGCAGCATATGCAAATGGCGGAAATGGCGGTGCTTATTCgacggaaatgaaatattctaAATTGCTTACAGTTGCTTCCTTTCTCCTTTTCGATTTCGCATTCGTTTAGCTTCGTTATTTTGGCCGATACTTGGAACGGCTGGCTGGAGAAAAATTTGCAAGGAAATTCAAATTAAGTCACCTCAGTCGCGAACTTTAAACAACGCCAACCGGCAACGTTCGCCGCATATTCACCAATTCACGCGCTTGTTGCAATCGGGTGCAGGTTGCGAACCAACATCACCACTTCGGCAAACAGTGTACTCAAAGCGTCCGTTAGCTGCTGTGCACCGTCGAAGGTGTAAGATGGGCATGGTCTAAAGGGTGCAGCAACCGGTGAACACGAAAATATCGGAAATTATGTAAccaaccagcacacacacaatgtttGAGGCCGAATGTTTATTTATGAATCCTCGCCAACATGAATATGCATCGGAGCGGTTCACATGTACTCTGCTCCCCCAGAAGGGAATAACACGCGCGAAACAAGGAATCCGGGAAAACGAATCTGGCCCATCCCCCTACGTTCCAATCGAACGCTGACCGAAAACGAATCCATGTTCAGCGGCCGTCTgctaatgttttgtttgcattcgaTTCGCGGTATTGTTGTGCGATGGAATTCCATTCCATGCTCTCACCGCCCCCTTTTAAGCCCCCCTTATTACTTCCACAGTCGGCAGTAGTGCTGGCAAATCGACTGGCAAGTATTGGAAATCTTTACAacaagaagagagagagagagagagagagagagtgtgtgaggaaaagagaaaagtaCCGGGACAAAGTAATCGAAAGGGAAAAACCACGTAAAATGAAACGGAAGCATCGCGATCTGTATGCACGCTCGCTACAAATCACTTCATTAGTAATGTGACTACTTCCGAGTCTCGAGCCATGATGCTTGAGTAGATGTGTTGCTCTACTTTGCCAATtacggtgtgtgcgtgtgtctgtttggGGAAGTGGGTGGTGGGTCAAGAGTACCGTTTCAATTCCTACCATCCGGCTCAGGAAACGCTACTGGACCGCTGAGTTTGTAGTTATTTTTAAACCTTTCAATCTTAATTATTGGTATTTTAGTGGAACTAGAATTGTTAGAATTACCAAGGGCTGAAGGTGACTATTTATAAGAACGTACTCTATGAATATGGAGGAGCAAATTCACtgtattgattattttaaacgAGATGCAATCTACAGATCTATCCATTATAATTCAATACATTTGAATATGGCTACTCGTTGATTATACTACACCTATTATAAAAACcttaatcttttatttactGAGTATGCTAATACGCACGTTCATAAACAGCAACTGAGTATTTTAAGTGGGTCGCGTTTACAACAGGTAATGTGTAATGTCTGAACCTTGCGATAAAGCGGTAAAAACGTTAGCCTCAATCATTTAGTATGATTTGGATTGCTCTGCATACGTTCTACAGTTCCTATGCATACGGTGCGAAGCTGTATGGAGAAGGTGAAATGTGGACTCCACACCGTAATACATGCAACTAAACATGTGCCATTAGTtccaaaattatgaaattttatttgaGCAAATGTAAACTTCATTTAATACAATGATTATTTGTTATACTTGAAATTTTTGGTCAACGTCATGTCACAAATTTCTATTAAACTAAACTATTAACCACGGACAATAAATATTAATCTGTActttaaaaatacattcaaataattttaagattattattaaaaacgaTTATTATATGAGAAATCAAATAAGAAATCGCAAGCATTGAACGAAGCATTAGATTTTTgatgtttgaaatatttggcGGGAATACTGGTAAAACGGTTTCCATAAAATCAGGAAGTTAAGACTTTTCACCAgttaacattattttattatcagtTTACTGTTGATTTGAGAAAActcttttaaaataataatgccTGAATTTCTATTTCTGAACTGTGATATAGAATTATTTTCTAATGCATGCTTCCTACCACCATGAACATACATCAACACCTCAttaaaaacgtgtaaaaacgCCTTGAATTAATATATTAGATCATTAGTTTTACATGCCGTGGCGACACATTCCTATTTAAGCAtcccatacacatacatatcGTTGCGGGATTTCCAACAGATAACACATCATGCCATTTTGCTTTAAGCGGGCTATAACCAGTTCCACGAATACGTACACCACTTACATCCAATCTGGATGCAGTTCTCCGATGACAAGAACGCAAGATACTCCGTCATTCACACATTATGCACAATAAATGTACCGCTTCAATGCACTGCTATATCCACAAATGGTATGGAAAAGTAAACACTTCCTTTGCACGACAAAAGGAACGAGGATCGTCATTATCAGTGTCACTCTTCGCACTCTTAAATAAGAAGACACCcagcggtgtatgcgttggggGATGAAGTGGCTCACGAAGCTCTAAGTATACAGACGCGCGTGAAAGGATATAGATTACTGCGGTACTTCTGAGTGGAGCAATTTTCCATCCCAGCGGGGAAGTAAAAACGAAGCACGACTCACTGAATGTAATGTTGATTTGATGGAGAATGGTTTGCAAATTGTACTACTTGCTGCACAAAGCAAATCATGACTGCGTACAACGCCAGACATTTGAATCTCTTTCAGGGGCTTTCAGGGGCTAAATTGGGGAGGCACAGTTTAAGAGCTTTTTTTAAACCCGTCCAAGTTAATCATAGCTTGATTAGTAGCCCACTTGTAGGTAGAACGTTAGGCCACCAATGTGTTCTCAATTTAAGGCACTTCTCATTACTTACGCTGCATTTCTaacatttgttatttgttattgtaACATGGATATTGCAGAGCTGATGGAAGAGCCGGTGATACAattgtttcagttttttttgttaaattaactTTATCTATTTCTAACCAAAAATAACTTCAAATTTTGTGCATCACTGatgtatttgaaaaaaaaaatgattggaAGAATTCGTTAGGCAGCAGTTCAAATGTGTAATGAGCTAATGTAAATATTTCCTCTTGTAATTCATGTGTGTTCTCATAAGATACAacttttaaattataaaattgtTAAATGAATTGTTAAAGGTTCTAGAAcctgtttcattattttatttattattcaacaataCCAATCCCGGGCATAATGTTTAAAACTGGacaaatgaaattgaataacatattaaaacattgTTTAATCTTACTATTTCggataatgtttttttcccgTTTCGGTGTAAGTTTTTCTAGAGTTTTATATTTACCGGGTGTTATTTCTCTTATTGCACAATAAGAAGATAGTTTATTTCACGGAATCAacttatacttataaactaatcgaTCGTGCCCGAAACCTCCGAACTCAACGAATGATCTTCGCGTTTTGTTAAACACGAATCAACTGACAGGGCTTCCGCGCCTAAGCCTGAACAAACATATGTTTTAGTAAAAATTGTCCAAAAGGTCgtattcttctttctttcttcgttggctcaacaaccgatgtaggtcaaggcctgcctgtacccacttgtgggcttggctttcagtgactaaatgatttccccccatagcaggatagtcagtcctacgtatggcggcacggtctatttggggattgaactcatgacgggcatgttgttaagtcgtacgagttaacgactgtactacgagaccggctaggTCGTATAGGTTGCCCATAATCCAGCCCAGAACAAAACTATACATTTTTCTGTCTCATGTCCGTCCCTACAGAATAAAAGAACACAGTTTCACTGGTACCAACGTGATTCCATGACACTACTTTCTAATGCAGAAGAACCTAATGTATGTGGCAATGCCCTATTACATCCTTTATTTTTGTCAACTATGTTTAAAACAGTCACTAAAGATTCCTTTTTTCATGACGCATTGTTTGAGCAATCTTTTAATTgtgtaatttatttgtttataaagtgttaataattattaacaacCGATTCGCACAGAAGGTGTTGTTCCCTGTAATTGCTGACAGAGGGCGACGCGGTAAATGCTTAGTGTGGACAACGTCCAACACTGATCGGGCCGAGTACTCCCGAAGGCTCACGATCGGGGCTACGGGAGAGAAGAAAGTCCACTCTTTCGCCTTAGCCCGAGACAAATGACGGATTTTTTAGCATCTCTCAATAAAATTCTAACTTACAGATAGCTTAAAaaacgcttgtttttattaataataatttattgcgggcgaaagaaagagtgcTGTTGTTAATTTCTCAAAACAGGGGAAAAATAGGAATATAGAATATGGTGAAGCCCTATATTTAATGCGTTTCGAATAGTAAAAGCTGTTTTTGATATGTatttttacaaacaatttaaataacCGTATGACCGTTTGGCTCCGAGTTCCTATGCTTATCGCTGTTCAACAGACATTTCCAATTGTATAGTTAGGTCCTACTATCCTTTGCAAGGTTAATTGAGGAATGTAACTAGGCATCAGGATTTGGTACTTGGGAATGCACGCATGCATCCAACAAGAGATGTTTGTTTGACTGCGACCGCCAGTTCAGGTGTAAGCGATTACAGCGACCTCTACACTAGATGACTAGATCAAGTGAAGTAAGACCTGTTGGAGATCCGGTGTCTACATGCATAGGAAACtgccagggaccgagcataCTGGAAAATTATTGTTAACTGAGTCATTACCATTTCAACGTGCTCTATTTCTAACACCTCCAATCTGATAGAAACACAAAGGTGTTTCTATCGTTGAAGTAGGATCAATTCTATATGAGCAAGTTTAGTTTAGTAAAGTCTCGTTAAATGATCGAATAACAGCAAAcgtgaaaatgttttctgATGACATCTCACAAAATAATCTTCAAATATATGTAGACCAACTAAAGCGAAATACAACGAATGCATACTATAAcgcaacaataaaaacaaacaatcaaaaacaaCGTCCTCATAAAGGCTTAATTTGTGCTAAGGAAATGGAAGGGGAGGGAAataaatgtttattattttcaatattgTTTGTAACTTTAGAGTAAATAGTCAAAGAATGCAGTATCCTTTTGATATGCATTACCCACCATTTTAATAAAGTCAATCTTCATATTTTGCCAACAAAAATCACATTGAAGAATATAATGTATATTTACTTCAAACATTATGAAAGATAAGAGAGAGACAAGTATGGAAATATGTAATTTCACTAATAAACTGAACAGTTCAATTGAGCGATCGACCCGAGGAGGCTGCCTTAGCAATAATCGTTTTATAAAGcctttattaaattttaaacacgCGAATGTTTGATGGGTTCCATTCTTATTTTACAGCATAATTAATGTTGTGCTCGATCAATTCTGTCGATAGATTTTTTTGTGCAGTTCCCAAAGCTCGGGAATGCTTAGGCAAATCCCCTCCGGACTGATTGAGTCGTACGTTCGAAGGTATCCTTTCTCACACCGCTCACAGGACAATCCACCGTAGCCTGGATGACAGTCACACTCCTCGACAGTAGTCACTGTACCCAACCCTTCATCATACGATGAAGCCATATCAATGGAAAGTATATTTTCCTCGCTGCGCGTCCGGTACCTTCCACGGATGTAAACCGAGTGGATGTTGCTTAGAGTAGACATAAAGATGAACTTAGTCAGCTCATCACCTGAATCTCGATCACTTAGCTCATCAATCGCTGGTAAGAGTTTCCAGTTCGACTCCTTCAGAAGCACCTGCACTTGTCGCTGATCGTGTGATGTTGGCAGAAAATATCCAACCGCTCGATGCATGTTTCGCTTGTCGACCATGACCACACACGGTTTGCTGCGATCAGTATAGCATTCTTCAGTAACAGGAAAACGCATATAGCCTCCGTAAGCTGTGATCAGGTTACCAAGCAAAACTGATAACGGAATACGGATATATTTGGCACCGGATGATTCACCGCCCAGCCTTACTGCAGTCAAGTTTGACAGATCGTATGTTTTCTACATgataaaaagtaaataaaatcaGGAGCTCTGTAAATAACCCTAACATAGCTTGACATTTTTGATGTAGCCTTACTCTCATTCGGTACAGATCAAGGGCCATCCGACAACGTTCGGTCACTCCCGAACAGAAACAATCGTTCTCTACACGATTTTTTCGTTCAAAAAATGGTGGTGGCTCATCTTGTACCTTTGCTATGCGTTCCTTCGGCAGATCCCGTTCAACAGCTCTCGTGACTTGCACATTAGCGGAGAATATCAAACGCGCCTGACTATGCCGACTACCATCTCCTCCCCATAGATCATATCGTCCAGCATCTTCACGTTTTACCGAGGGACAAACCAGCTCACCATAGCTGGGAATGCAACGCGACTTTGAAACCGGCCGACCATTGAAGTACCATACTGGATTGCACAAGGGTCGATGTCCGTAGTCATGCACCTTGAGTTTGAGTTTTTTCCCCTCCGCTATCACCACATCAAACGTTGGAGTTGT
Proteins encoded:
- the LOC1275280 gene encoding basement membrane-specific heparan sulfate proteoglycan core protein; the protein is MWNDCVKLLAVVGLLFPLCILVNCNDSEDVSLEYETTPTFDVVIAEGKKLKLKVHDYGHRPLCNPVWYFNGRPVSKSRCIPSYGELVCPSVKREDAGRYDLWGGDGSRHSQARLIFSANVQVTRAVERDLPKERIAKVQDEPPPFFERKNRVENDCFCSGVTERCRMALDLYRMRKTYDLSNLTAVRLGGESSGAKYIRIPLSVLLGNLITAYGGYMRFPVTEECYTDRSKPCVVMVDKRNMHRAVGYFLPTSHDQRQVQVLLKESNWKLLPAIDELSDRDSGDELTKFIFMSTLSNIHSVYIRGRYRTRSEENILSIDMASSYDEGLGTVTTVEECDCHPGYGGLSCERCEKGYLRTYDSISPEGICLSIPELWELHKKIYRQN